A part of Cryptococcus gattii WM276 chromosome G, complete sequence genomic DNA contains:
- a CDS encoding 40S ribosomal protein S8, putative (Similar to TIGR gene model, INSD accession AAW44771.1) — MGITRDSRHKRAASGARRAHYRKKRKFELGRQPAMTKLDSSKRVHEVRTRGGNVKYRALRLDSGNFAWGSESITRKTRLIQVRYNATNNELLRTQTLVKGAVVDIDATPFRQWYESHYAQPAFRGAKSAVTEEADKKQSNHVKRILEERKKVAKIDPLLEQQFKAGRLLAVISSRPGQSGRADGYILEGKELEFYHHKLQVRKAKHAA; from the exons ATGGGTATCACTCGTGACTCGCGCCACAAGCGCGCCGCCTCCGGTGCTCGTCGTGCCCACTA CcgaaagaagagaaagtTCGAACTTGGTCGTCAACCCGCCATGACCAAGCTTGACTCTTCCAAACGTGTCCATGAGGTCCGAACCCGAGGCGGTAACGTCAAGTACAGGGCTCTCCGACTCGACTCCGGTAACTTTGCTTGGGGTTCCGAGTCTATCACCAGGAAGACTAGGTTGATCCAGGTT CGATACAACGCCACCAACAACGAGCTTCTCCGAACCCAGACCCTCGTCAAGGGTGCCGTTGTCGACATCGACGCTACCCCCTTCCGACAGTGGTACGAGTCTCAC TACGCCCAGCCCGCTTTCCGAGGTGCCAAGTCTGCCGTCACTGAGGAGGCCGACAAGAAGCAGAGCAACCACGTCAAGCGAATCCTTGAGGAGCGCAAGAAGGTTGCCAAGATCGACCCCCTCCTTGAGCAGCAGTTCAAGGCTGGTCGACTCCTCGCTGTTATCTCTTCCAGGCCGGGCCAGAGCGGACGAGCTGACGGTTACATTTTGGAGGGTAAGGAGTTGGAG TTCTACCACCACAAGCTCCAGGTCCGAAAGGCCAAGCACGCTGCTTAA
- a CDS encoding Hypothetical Protein (Similar to TIGR gene model, INSD accession AAW44769.1), whose product MSPTPSMPINRNLRPAGAVGSVGIGANISTSLLFSPHYHHDTDNAYCPPLAIARAGGKGGQIFVYSEDGTTTSGYFSFAGGGRRWDDDIVGQPSENAREPLTSYLHQHFSQISYIDHPATQSFRPHSHVPISNLITPPSSFTQSVEIPRARVASSSRPPMSLPLTPSSPSSVSGQHDSPEQTSVSGVPDHAKYPNSVTSLIASIFPQHAPTVSLLSHTLEILTPPSHILYGFIVDYPPPSSSGRTVFVYLPPGHGTANQRPEALSPNFSQVLRPHDPMFSNSPPRDSSPVSNTAYALDIRESLTALLDLAAEALEASHCVLILDRSESEQEALGEMLHSLMYVGGQVIKPGGLEGGWEWDPMKWVLVGMEL is encoded by the exons ATGAGTCCCACCCCTAGTATGCCCATCAATCGGAATCTTCGCCCCGC CGGCGCCGTGGGAAGCGTCGGCATTGGGGCAAACATATCTACCTCCCTACTCTTCTCGCCACACTACCACCATGATACAGACAACGCCTATTGCCCGCCCCTGGCGATCGCTCGTGCAGGCGGCAAGGGCGGGCAGATCTTTGTCTACTCTGAGGACGGCACAACAACTTCCGGCTACTTTTCCTTCGCGGGCGGTGGCCGGCGGTGG GACGATGATATCGTCGGTCAGCCGTCAGAGAATGCGAGAGAACCTCTGACGTCCTACCTGCACCAACACTTCTCTCAGATATCCTATATCGATCACCCTGCAACCCAATCCTTCCGTCCCCATTCCCATGTCCCAATTTCAAACCTCATAActcctccatcatcattcacCCAATCCGTCGAAATTCCCCGCGCACGAGTTGCGTCCTCTTCAAGGCCTCCTATGTCTCTTCCCCTTACACCTTCATCGCCATCCAGCGTCAGTGGGCAGCACGATTCTCCAGAACAGACTTCTGTCTCTGGTGTTCCCGATCATGCCAAATATCCCAATTCCGTCACTTCTCTTATTGCATCCATTTTCCCACAACACGCACCTACTGTATCACTTCTCTCCCACACACTCGAAATTCTCACTCCACCTTCTCACATCCTCTACGGATTCATAGTGGACTATCCTCCCCCCTCCTCTTCCGGTCGAACAGTATTTGTATACCTTCCGCCTGGTCATGGTACAGCCAACCAACGTCCTGAAGCACTTTCGCCCAACTTTTCTCAAGTCCTTCGTCCTCACGACCCTATGTTCTCAAACTCTCCTCCCAGAGATAGCTCTCCTGTATCCAACACTGCTTATGCGTTGGATATCCGGGAATCTTTGACAGCACTTCTAGACCTTGCTGCTGAAGCGCTGGAAGCGAGTCATTGTGTGCTAATCCTGGATAGAAGCGAGAGTGAACAGGAGGCATTGGGTGAAATGCTGCACTCGTTAATGTACGTTGGCGGACAGGTAATCAAGCCTGGAGGTCTGGAAGGGGGCTGGGAATGGGACCCGATGAAATGGGTCCTGGTGGGCATGGAGCTGTAG
- a CDS encoding uncharacterized protein (Similar to TIGR gene model, INSD accession AAW44770.1) — protein MPAPVPPASPWGPQTFPSTWTLSEWQRTTRQDTLVNHGKDDPLPDKVDIVVIGSGLAGAKTAHSLLSSSSEDSRPSLIILEARETCSGASGRNAGHCRPDAFRGFSAFSKIHGKDEAGGVLMSESITLNRVKDFVKEHDVDCEFTERMTLDVVLNEEFKNYCQTAMREAKEHGVDVSHIKYFEGEDAKKLTRSPRAIAAYQWPAASLNPSKLCYAIHRLNLSLGAKLFTWTPVTNVTQALSSGEDGAYKWKVQTSRGSIVAKKVVYATNGYTNLILPEMDGLIISHKAQAIKLTPPPFGMDAFPRIEDTMSLRYLDRFYSVMQRPDNSIVLAAPRKWPSQDPSTFASLFGTYDDSQPLAERTANAYSEFCKTLPGGGYRVEKDERGVIKEGHGGLDYSWSGILGVTPDNVPFLGEMPGKEGQYIIAGFNGHGMARIFHLAPCLAKVIKGEGWDETVPRCFEVTQERLEKLKRDAGKSKEISVVSELEEKGIKV, from the exons ATGCCCGCTCCCGTACCTCCAGCTTCTCCTTGGGGCCCTCAAACTTTCCCATCCACCTGGACTCTATCTGAATGGCAGCGCACAACTAGACAAGACACTCTCGTCAACCATGGGAAAGATGATCCTTTGCCTGATAAAGTCGACATCGTCGTGATTGGTTCCGGTCTTGCTG GAGCCAAGACGGCACATTCGCTCTTGTCGTCCAGCTCAGAGGACTCTCGCCCTTCACTCATCATTCTGGAAGCGCGCGAGACTTGCTCGGGCGCGTCGGGTCGCAATGCTGGCCATTGTCGGCCAGATGCTTTCCGAGGATTCTCTGCGTTCTCAAAGATCCATGGTAAGGATGAGGCAGGAGGCGTGTTGATGAGCGAAAGTATCACTCTAAACAG GGTGAAGGATTTTGTCAAAGAACATGACGTTGACTGCGAGTTCACCGAGCGGATGACACTGGATGTGGTTCTCAACGAAGAGTTCAAGAATTATTGTCAGACTGCAATGCGCGAAGCAAAGGAACATGGCGTTGATGTTTCACATATTAAATACTTTGAGGGCGAAGATGCCAAAAAG CTTACTCGTTCCCCGCGTGCTATAGCAGCCTATCAATGGCCTGCCGCCTCTCTCAACCCATCCAAACTATGTTATGCCATCCACAGACTCAATTTGTCCCTTGGGGCCAAGTTGTTCACTTGGACGCCTGTCACGAATGTCACTCAAGCCCTTTCTTCTGGTGAAGATGGGGCATACAAGTGGAAGGTTCAGACATCCAGAGGAAGCATAGTAGCCAAAAAAGTAGTGTACGCGACGAATGGGTATACGAACCTTATACTCCCCGAAATGGATGggctcatcatctctcACAAGG CGCAAGCAATCAAACTTACACCACCTCCATTCGGGATGGATGCATTCCCCAGGATAGAAGACACGATGTCACTTCGCTATCTCGATCGCTTCTACTCTGT GATGCAACGACCCGACAACTCCATTGTCCTAGCTGCACCTCGCAAGTGGCCATCTCAAGATCCATCAACTTTTGCGTCACTCTTTGGGACATACGATGATTCGCAACCACTTGCCGAACGCACCGCTAACGCTTATTCCGAGTTTTGCAAGACGCTTCCTGGCGGCGGGTATCGGGTAGAGAAGGATGAGCGGGGAGTGATTAAGGAAGGGCATGGTGGATTGGACTACTCGTGGTCTGGTATACTCGGTGTTACGCCGGATAATGTTCCTTTCTTGGGTGAGATGCCAGGCAAGGAAGGCCAGTATATCATTGCTGGTTTCAACGGACATGGTATGGCCCGTATCTTCCATTTGGCGCCTTGCCTGGCCAAAGTGATCAAAGGCGAAGGGTGGGATGAAACAGTGCCAAGGTGTTTTGAGGTGACGCAGGAGAGATTGGAGAAGCTGAAGAGGGATGCTGGCAAATCTAAAGAAATAAGTGTAGTTAGTGAACTAGAGGAGAAGGGTATAAAGGTCTAA
- a CDS encoding Ubiquitin carboxyl-terminal hydrolase 12, putative (Similar to TIGR gene model, INSD accession AAW44768.1) encodes MSSQDLPGTLKRPRSTSRPPSPSSGSSPKRAASEDPFPSSSDSGRLFDHLITDNSGMVAASSPLRQDIGDNESNKSWVELTQQVKLGSDGEEDMKGDITLRADGEPTLVSQEIWKERNNELLGLLPPPFNHYERYHILPKSIIQKVQLLALSDANDPAVQPEDFAEAMEKLVPDHSAESFWVIQSEKTTAGHKLIGKAKKEDVWALGDAEENEDYVFVPEAGWQKVLEWFGPYDGPSLPRYCVPPDNIEIIPGNLRLFIVFPADTIATTNQPDESIQSVLLAPSTTPIKTFESFAVSVCNQEIDPSKLAGQWATRLWKIEKSGENDESLLKSGSLEITPKALISTKCELIDTSNAEENLAEAILGSSKSQIVAIEFGKIPEGSSTPVWNVEVNSDKQAIEKSNKPAPLFSKPAFFSGSGKAATESASTTDAIQTRSQTKERKGKGLVGLQNLGNTCFMNSAVQCLSNTKELSQYFLSGVYTDELNRDNPLGMQGQIAEAFGQVVENLWAPSSSMHSSYSPRQLKWTTSRFAPQFAGYGQHDTQEFIAFLLDGLHEDLNRILKKPYIEKPDWKPGGGDKELAELGKECWDGYKKRNDSVIVDLFQGQLKSTLVCPECHKESITFDPFMYLTVPLPIAQNRQFKVTFVPRDTEKPPVNVKLLIPQNASFAQVKDKLGSLFDCKGSSILGFDLWNNRPYAWWADSDHNSEAKDTDEAIFYELEPSVSVSVSRGRFGSQPRTVSQDGSLTVPVYTFRTVESSRGGYRAGDVPSDLSLKPFFITLTKDEASDPVAVREAIMRGYARFIKPHAKENIYVPAFSAEARAPTPPKSDDGDSVTVIHMNDDQPTVVEVPSSQQSSADISTPVMEDASMEVDSAPSTMAVTGLQLNGSTTSLLSTQSIKSSTSSSGKLVPRADLFRVYVADPAGDFSFKNFGSSEKKNDAAHLYDKDITSASRSWSLLESRKKKAKKHIVNRLASGISSMVNPSNNSEDEALSDASTATSPSKVEKKKEKLANSKLVVRPGEGIFCEWSGADFAEWLNDNVKGEDVIDPAISKDLAKKREGKQIGIEDCLDEFSKEETLGQDDLWYCPVCKKHQAATKKLEIYKAPDILVICIKRFGSSRRMGDKLDNLVHFPIDGLDLEDRIGERQVAKTLKLSGEDVEAYGIEDDGEPLLYDLYAVDNHFGGMGGGHYTAFCRNQVDNQWYNYDDSRVSKADVSSVQSRAAYLLFYRRRTSRPIGGESRIKAEEAARNVASAPASPDAGAPKESSTMPSTAFVSARTTPTRELSPDLSSDELPSYSQVPSPPTLGTSAPPSPTVSDDSFPAPETYSRGVDIASVGQSIGFGNTAWGTPAKVPESGHSFGTMTRAEWLDSSAQPVDMERLSTNTDVEDRSNVLTALQDDEDTRETKDEDVEMELQ; translated from the exons ATGTCGTCTCAAGACTTACCCGGCACACTCAAACGGCCACGCTCCACTTCGCgccctccttctccatcctctGGCTCATCCCCAAAAAGAGCAGCTTCCGAAGATCCATTTCCATCAAGTTCAGACTCGGGACGCTTATTCGATCATCTCATAACTGATAACAGCGGCATGGTAGCTGCGTCAAGCCCGCTGAGGCAGGATATTGGAGATAACGAGAGCAACAAGAGTTGGGTTGAGCTAACGCAGCAAGTCAAGCTCGGATCTGATGGCGAAGAGGACATGAAAGGCGATATAACCTTGAGAGCAGACGGTGAGCCTACCCTGGTATCCCAGGAAATATGGAAGGAACGGAACAATGAGCTTTTAG GATtacttcctcctccattCAACCACTACGAGAGATACCACATTCTCCCCAAGTCCATCATCCAAAAGGTTCAGCTCCTTGCCCTTAGCGACGCCAATGACCCTGCGGTTCAGCCTGAAGACTTTGCGGAAGCTATGGAGAAGCTCGTTCCTGATCACTCAGCCGAGTCCTTTTGGGTCATCCAGTCTGAAAAGACTACTGCAGGTCACAAGCTTATAGGCAAAGCCAAAAAGGAGGATGTTTGGGCGCTAGGGGATGCGGAAGAGAATGAGGACTATGTGTTTGTGCCCGAGGCCGGCTGGCAGAAAGTACTTGAGTGGTTTGGCCCGTATGATGGACCTTCCTTACCTCGCTACTGCGTGCCCCCTGACAATATCGAGATCATTCCTGGGAACCTTCGGCTTTTCATTGTCTTTCCCGCTGACACCATCGCTACAACAAATCAACCGGACGAATCTATTCAGAGTGTTCTCTTGGCTCCTAGCACGACCCCGATCAAGACATTTGAAAGCTTTGCTGTGTCGGTCTGTAACCAGGAGATTGACCCTAGCAAACTTGCCGGTCAGTGGGCAACCCGTTTATGGAAGATTGAGAAGTCAGGCGAAAATGACGAGAGTCTTCTCAAATCTGGGTCTCTTGAGATCACTCCCAAGGCACTCATCTCCACCAAGTGCGAGCTTATTGACACTTCGAATGCTGAAGAAAACCTTGCGGAGGCGATTCTAGGCAGTTCAAAGTCTCAGATAGTTGCTATCGAATTCGGCAAGATTCCCGAGGGCTCCTCTACTCCCGTTTGGAACGTGGAAGTCAACAGCGATAAGCAAGCAATTGAAAAGAGTAATAAACCTGCTCCTCTTTTCTCGAAGCCTGCCTTCTTTAGTGGATCCGGAAAAGCGGCTACCGAGTCTGCTTCTACTACAGATGCTATCCAGACAAGAAGTCAAACCAAAGAACGAAAGGGCAAGGGTCTGGTCGGTTTGCAAAATTTGGGTAACACTTGTTTCATGAATAGTGCTGTGCAATGCCTGAGTAACACCAAGGAGCTTTCCCAATACTTCCTCT CCGGTGTATACACTGACGAGCTTAACCGTGACAATCCCCTCGGTATGCAAGGTCAAATCGCAGAAGCCTTTGGTCAAGTGGTCGAAAATCTCTGGGCTCCTTCTTCGTCTATGCACAGCTCCTACTCTCCCCGCCAGCTCAAATGGACTACTTCCAGGTTCGCCCCTCAGTTCGCTGGCTATGGACAGCACGACACTCAAGAGTTCATTGCTTTCTTGTTGGATGGTTTGCATGAGGACTTGAACAGGATTCTGAAGAAACCGTATATCGAGAAGCCCGATTGGAAGCCTGGTGGTGGTGACAAGGAGTTGGCTGAGCTTGGGAAGGAATGCTGGGACGGGTACAAGAAGAGAAACGACAGTGTCATTGTCGACTTGTTCCAAGGGCAGTTGAAGAGCACCTTGGTTTGTCCCGAATGTCACAAG GAATCAATCACGTTTGACCCTTTCATGTACCTTACTGTGCCTCTGCCGATCGCGCAGAACAGACAATTCAAGGTCACCTTTGTTCCACGAGACACTGAAAAGCCACCTGTCAATGTTAAGCTCTTGATCCCTCAAAATGCCTCATTTGCTCAGGTCAAGGACAAGCTTGGGTCATTGTTTGATTGCAAAGGCTCTAGT ATCCTCGGGTTCGACCTCTGGAATAACCGGCCTTACGCTTGGTGGGCCGACTCCGATCACAACAGTGAGGCCAAGGACACCGATGAAGCTATCTTCTACGAGCTCGAGCCATCTGTCTCCGTTTCCGTGTCCAGGGGAAGATTTGGTTCCCAACCTCGAACAGTCAGCCAAGATGGCTCGTTAACTGTCCCCGTCTACACCTTCCGAACTGTCGAAAGCTCTCGAGGTGGCTATCGAGCCGGCGATGTCCCTTCGGACCTCTCGCTCAAACCCTTCTTTATCACCCTTACTAAGGATGAGGCGTCTGATCCTGTTGCCGTAAGGGAGGCTATCATGCGCGGTTACGCGCGGTTCATAAAGCCCCACGCGAAAGAGAACATCTACGTTCCCGCCTTTAGTGCTGAGGCTAGGGCTCCTACACCACCCAAGAGCGACGATGGCGACTCTGTGACAGTGATCCACATGAACGATGACCAGCCTACTGTGGTAGAGGTTCCTTCATCCCAGCAGTCTTCCGCGGACATTTCAACACCAGTCATGGAGGATGCGTCCATGGAAGTGGACTCTGCTCCCTCCACGATGGCGGTGACTGGTCTCCAACTTAATGGATCTACAACTTCCCTTCTTAGCACTCAATCCATTAAATCCTCTACTTCTTCATCCGGCAAGCTGGTTCCGAGAGCAGATCTTTTCAGGGTTTATGTTGCTGATCCCGCTGGCGACTTCTCCTTTAAGAATTTCGGATCGAGcgaaaagaagaatgatgCTGCCCATCTTTACGACAAGGATATCACTTCCGCCTCTAGGAGTTGGTCTTTGCTTGAGTCTcgcaagaagaaggcaaagaagCATATTGTCAATCGACTTGCTTCCGGTATCAGTTCCATGGTCAACCCTTCCAACAACTCCGAAGATGAAGCGCTGTCTGATGCATCCACTGCCACATCACCTAGCAAGgtcgagaagaagaaggaaaagtTGGCCAACTCCAAGCTAGTAGTAAGACCAGGAGAAGGTATTTTCTGCGAGTGGTCGGGGGCCGACTTTGCTGAATGGCTCAATGATAATGTTAAGGGCGAAGATGTTATCGATCCTGCGATTTCCAAGGATTTGGCCAAGAAGAGGGAGGGGAAGCAGATTGGTATTGAGGATTGTTTAGACGAGTTCTCAAAGGAGGAGACCCTTGGTCAAGACGACTTGTGGTACTGCCCTGTC TGCAAGAAGCACCAGGCTGCCACCAAGAAGCTAGAAATCTACAAGGCTCCAGATATCCTTGTTATCTGTATCAAGCGATTCGGTTCTTCACGACGTATGGGCGACAAGCTCGATAACTTGGTACACTTCCCGATTGATGGGCTCGATTTGGAAGACAGGATTGGTGAGAGGCAGGTGGCCAAGACTCTGAAGCTCAGTGGAGAGGATGTCGAGGCTTATGGTATCGAAGACGATGGCGAACCCCTGCTTTATGATCTTT ATGCTGTCGACAATCACTTCGGTGGAATGGGGGGAGGCCACTACACTGCCTTCTGCAGGAACCAAGTAGATAACCAGTGGTACAACTATGATGACTCTCGAGTTTCTAAAGCCGACGTTTCTTCAGTTCAG AGTCGTGCCGCCTACTTGCTATTCTACCGGAGAAGAACCAGCCGGCCCATCGGCGGCGAATCGAGGATCAAGGCTGAAGAGGCCGCTCGCAACGTGGCATCCGCTCCTGCTTCTCCCGATGCCGGAGCACCCAAGGAGTCATCCACCATGCCCTCCACAGCTTTTGTCTCCGCCCGTACGACCCCTACACGGGAGCTTTCACCCGACTTATCATCGGACGAGCTCCCTTCGTACTCGCAAGTGCCCTCTCCGCCTACACTCGGTACATCTGCGCCCCCTAGCCCTACGGTCAGCGATGATTCCTTCCCTGCACCGGAGACGTATAGCCGAGGGGTCGATATCGCTTCTGTAGGCCAATCAATCGGATTTGGAAACACCGCATGGGGTACGCCTGCCAAGGTACCGGAAAGTGGCCATTCGTTTGGGACAATGACTAGAGCCGAGTGGCTTGACTCTTCGGCACAACCTGTAGACATGGAGCGGTTGTCTACGAATACGGATGTGGAGGATAGATCTAATGTATTGACCGCTCTCCAAGATGACGAAGATACACGTGAGACCAAAGACGAAGATGTGGAAATGGAGTTACagtag